The following is a genomic window from Thaumasiovibrio subtropicus.
CACTTTTGCTGACAGAAATTGGCAAAGCGCTTCAACATGCTAGAGGCAAAATCTATTTCATTGCCAACCTTGATGATGAGCCCGGCCCGGCAGGGATGATGGATCTCTCCATGATGCTGAAATGGTGTGAGCGCGCCATGCAAGGCAGAGCCATTGATGGCATTATTACAGACGAAAAAAAAGAGATAGCGCCGACATATCATCAGGCTATCTCTCCTCTTGCCTCTTACAACCACGAGTGGCGGCATGACCGCGGCGCATTAAGAAAGGCTATTGACGGCGTTTTGCTCTAATGCGAGCGCTTTATACTGGTCTGCCATGCTGTGGACCAGTTGCGTCAACGCTTCTAAATGCTCAAATACCCAAGAGTCTTGGCCTTGTTTAACCCTTGACTCACATTCTTGCGCCATATCAGCCAACTCATCTGCACCGAAGCTTGACGCGCTGCTCTTTAAGGAATGGCTAATTTCACGAATTTGACTCAATGTAGGGGTATTGCTTAGCGTAGCGTGGTACTGCTCTAATTCGTCGCTAAACACCGTAAGCAAAACGCCAACCGTGTCTTCACCAACTTCTGAAGCCAGTCGCTTTATTGTTTCGGCATTGATGGTACTGCTACCCATTAAACCGTCTCCCCTTTGACACCTGTTGTTTCTTGCCAGGTTTGAAGCTTTCTATATATTGTCGATGGGCTCACTTCTAGAAGCCCGGCTGCGCGAGGGATGTTCCCATCGCAGGCTTCTATCGCGGCTTCAATTGCTTGTTTTTCAACCTGCCACAAAGGCAGAATTGGCCGCGATTGAGTCACATCACTCTTTTCTAATGATGAAGGCTGACTCTGCACAACGTCTTGCGTTGACAATGTCGGCTCTCCAACCTCTTCTAATGCAAGATTAACACCAGAAATTTCATTTAATGGTGGTGGCAGCATCTCTTTAGCGACAGCTTCAGCACTATTGAGCACAACTATATTGCGAATCACATTCTGGAGTTGTCGAACATTGCCCGGCCAATTATATTTGCGAAATATATCAACAACTTCATCGTCAAATCTGACGAATGGTTTTTTCTCTTCCACTGCCATGTGAGCCAACAAGGAGCGGGCTATTTCAATCACGTCATCACCACGCTCACACAGAGGGGGTAACTTCAATGGAATCACATGTAAACGGTAGTACAAATCTTCCCGGAAGCGCCCAGCCTTAACTTCTTCCCAAGGGTCTCGGTTAGTTGCACAAACAAAACGTACGTCTACTTTCATCTCTTTTGAAGAGCCAAGTTTATGGAAGACGCCAGTTTGAATAAATCTGAGCAATTTGGATTGCAAATCGAGATCCATTTCGCAAAGCTCATCGAGAAATAGCGTTCCGTTATGGGCCAGCTCAACAGCACCTTTGCGCTCAGCCGCCGCCCCTGTGAACGCGCCTTTTAAGTGTCCGAACAGCTCACTTTCAATCAGCTCTTTAGGAATCGCTGCACAGTTAATCGCGACGAAAGGGCCGCCTTTACGTGGACTCGCAGAGTGAATCGCATCCGCACAGACCTCTTTGCCCGTCCCGCTTTCACCCGTGATAAACACCGTGGCCTTACTGGCAGCAGCGGACTCAATGATCCGGTATACTCCCTGCATTTTCAGGCTCTTACCGATGAAGCCCTGATAATGCGTACCGTCTGTCCCTGTCTCGTCGGTCGCAATGACTTCCCCGCCTTCAGGTGGCGCAACCTTGCGCTTAAAGACATTACTGACGGTAATGCGTAGTCCATCCGCTTCACAGGGTTTAATGAGAAAATCACGCGCGCCCAAACGCATCGCTTCCACCGCCACATCGATAGAGCCATGCGCCGTCATGATGATCACTGGAAGGTCTGCATGCAGCGATTTTACAAACTCAAGCACTTCCATGCCTTGAATGTCTGGCAAGCGCAAATCCAGCAGGATCAGATCCGGTGGATTCTCGCTCACGTAAGTCTTCGCTTCACCACCAGTACCCACGATATCAACATGCATTCCTAAAGGATTAAGATACGATTTATACAACGCTGCGACAGAGGCGGTATCCTCTACCATCAAAACACGTTTTTTCGCTTCTGCTTCCATTGAATCCTCTCTGGCATTCCAGCGCCATCATTCAAAGTGATAATTTAGTATTAATAATAAGACAAGTTTTCGCAAAATGAGAATACAGATTCGAAAAAAATCGCATATTGCAAATTTGCAATTTTTAAAACGCAACAATGCAAACTTGTATAGCAAACAATACGAGTCACTAGCGACTCAAATAAAAACTCATCTGACCTGTTCAATGACAGATCATCAAAATAGTCAGACTTTAAAAAGTTGGCACGGTGTGTGCATTATATAAATCGACCCTTAGGGGTCAGCCTAGCCAACTGACGTTGTTTGTGAAAATATTCACCAAACAATGAGCCAACCGAAAGATATTGTCGGTTGGCTTTTTTTTTATCTATAGCCCGTTAGTCTAGCGCTAAGTGACGCTCACTACTAACTATTAGCGATAAACTGCTTACGTAAAGTCTCAATCTGATCACGCTTTTCTGCGGCTTTTTCAAACTCTAGATTCTGTGCGAAGTCATACATCTCTTTTTCCAATCGCGTAATTTCAGCTTCAAGTGCCTGCGGTGCCATGGTTGAATACCCTGCCCCTCGCTCTGCCACTTTGTGTAGCTGCGCAGCCTTGTTGACCGGGCGCTTACCGCCACCTAACTCTAGAATATCGCCAACTTGCTTATTAAGTGCCTGCGGTACAAGCCCTTTTTCTTCATTGTGTTGCTGCTGTTTCTTTCTTCTGCGCTCTGTTTCGCCGATGGCTCTCGACATGGACCCGGTAATTCTATCCGCGTAGAGTATAGCCTTGCCTTTCAGATTTCGCGCTGCACGACCAATAGTTTGAATCAAAGATCTTTCAGAACGCAAAAATCCTTCCTTATCTGCGTCCAAAATTGCAACAAGCGAGACCTCAGGCATATCCAAGCCTTCTCTGAGCAAGTTAATCCCGACAAGGACATCAAACTCACCCAACCTCAAATCACGAATAATTTCGACACGCTCTACCGTATCAATATCAGAGTGCAGATACCGTACACGTACGCCATGCTCAGTGAGATACTCAGTCAAGTCTTCTGCCATGCGTTTGGTGAGCGTCGTCACCAATACACGCTCGTTTTCCGCCGTACGAAGATGAATCTCTGACAGCAAATCATCAACCTGTGTCGCCACGGGCCTGACTTCAATCTCAGGGTCGAGTAATCCCGTAGGTCGGACAACTTGCTCGGCTATTTCGCCGTCAGACTTCTCGAGTTCATAATTCCCAGGCGTAGCCGACACATACACAGTCTGCGGTGCGAGGGCTTCAAACTCTTCAAACTTCATTGGACGATTATCCAATGCAGAAGGCAGGCGGAAACCATACTCGACCAAGGTCTCTTTGCGCGAGCGGTCACCACGGTACATGGCACCTATCTGCGAAACCGTGACATGAGATTCATCAATGATCAGTAAGCCATCTGCAGGAAGATAGTCAAACAACGTCGGCGGCGCTTCACCTTGTGCTCGCCCACTCAAATAGCGCGAGTAGTTTTCAATGCCAGAGCAGTAACCTAACTCCTGCATCATCTCGATATCGAACTGGGTGCGCTGAGAAATTCGCTGCTCTTCAAGCAATTTATTCTCTTTGAGTAAGAACTCACGACGCTCTGCCAACTCTTCTTTAATGCCGTCGATGGCTTCAATGATTTTCTCGCGCGGGGTGACATAGTGCGTTTTAGGATAAATCGTACAGCGAGGCAGGTTGCGTTGAGCGATCGCACCCGTGAGGGGATCAAAGCTAGAAATGTTTTCGACTTCCTCATCAAACATCTCAATACGAATCGCTTCGTGATCAGATTCCGCTGGGTAAACATCAATCACTTCACCACGGACTCGGAAGGTGCCACGTTCAAAATTGATATCATTGCGCGTGTACTGTAGCTCAGCCAAACGACGAATAATCGCCCGCTGCTCCAACATGTCCCCCCGGCGAACATGAAGCATCATCTTTAGGTAAGAATCGGGATCACCCAAGCCATAGATCGCAGAAACCGAGGCCACAATAACAACATCGCGCCTTTCCATGAGGGCTTTTGTCGCCGACAGGCGCATCTGCTCGATATGCGCATTCACTGAGGCATCTTTCTCGATAAAGGTATCCGATGCCGGTACATACGCTTCCGGCTGGTAGTAATCATAATAAGAGACGAAGTATTCGACGGCATTGTCAGGGAAGAACTCTTTCATCTCTCCATAAAGCTGTGCCGCCAGTGTTTTATTGGGCGCCAGGATTAATGTCGGCCTCCCCGCCTCAGCAATGACATTCGCCATGGTGTAAGTTTTACCGGAGCCGGTTACCCCAAGCAGGGTTTGATGTGCAAGACCACTATCAAGCCCTTCAAGCAATTGATTAATTGCAGTGGGTTGATCGCCCGACGGTTTAAACGGGGAGGAAAGAGAAAACGCCTTACTCATACCTATTCCTTTCTGAAAAGCAGCGCTGATAATTACTGCCCCTCAATAAGTTTGTCAATGCTTTATCCGTTAGCGCCTCAGTGAAACGTCAATCCAACGGCAAAGCTCACGTTAGCCTAGTGTACACAACGCTACTGACAACTACTGACAGTGGCAGGACCGAAAAGCCATTAACTCAAAACGTCGATGAGATCACAACTTGCTTATCCGAGATCGGACTTGCCTCATCAATAGCAAGACTTCCTTCGTCTCAACGCGACGACAAAATTCGACTGTGCATAAAGGCATATTTTATCCACAGGCACTGGAGGTAGGGGATTTAAGTCGATCAACTGACTTATCCACGGATTCTGTGGATAACCATGTTAATCCTTTTGTATTAAAAAGATACCTAAAAAGCCTAAATGCCAACGAAGTAATCCCCACGCGGCAAAATACTTTATTTTCAACACGTTAAGCGCACTTATTGATGAGAATCAAAAGAGTGATAAAAAAACATCACATATATGAAAGAAATGACTTCTAAATATTGACTGTGAATAGCGAGGATAAGCCAGTGGAAAAAGTAACCACAAGGGAAAACGACAAAAATCGCTGGAGTGCCTTTGAATATAGTGGAAGTGACGCTTTTAAGGCTCGATACGCAGGCATGTCATCGAAAGTTCACATTGCCTTGCCGAATGCGGGTTGAAGATAATACGGCAGATCGCTTAACGATTGCAATCAATAAAATACTTTTTTGAGTAATTTATCGACGAACGTCCACAGCTCCCTACGCCTCTAGGCATCCACTTTATTCGCATCACACTGTTATGCAACCAAGGTCTGTTTGTACTAGAGTTTTCTTACGGTGGTAAACAAAGGTGATCGCACGCGTTTTCTATCGCAATATCAGAGCATGCTAGAGGTAAAGATGTCGATATGCTAAACATTGCTTTCCTGTCCCAAGTTCTCAATACCATGGAAGAGCACATCGCGGTATTAGATGAATCCGGCAAAATTGTCTACGTCAATCAGGCATGGGTTGAGTTTGGGAACTGCAATCAAGCTAAACTGCAAACCCAAGATGCTTGGATTGGCATAGATTATCTTGAGGTTTGCCGAAAAAGTGCGACTAATGGCGACGAGACCGCTAAAGACGTTTTTAAGGCTGTCTCCGATCAACTCGCTGAGCGGGTGAAAACCTTTAATACTGAATACCCTTGCCACAGCCCAAAACAACAGCGTTGGTTTACCGTTCGCACCTCCGTTATGCATCATGAAAATGAGCGCTATATCGTCATCTCTCATCAAGATATTACACTGCGGAAAATGACCGAGCTTGAAATCGAAGCCCTATCGCGTACCGACCCCCTAACGGGTCTCGCAAATCGTCGACATTTTGCTGAACTAATGACGTCAGAATGGAACCGTTGCACCCGTTTCCACCAGCCCTTCTCGTTGATTATTCTCGA
Proteins encoded in this region:
- a CDS encoding Hpt domain-containing protein — translated: MGSSTINAETIKRLASEVGEDTVGVLLTVFSDELEQYHATLSNTPTLSQIREISHSLKSSASSFGADELADMAQECESRVKQGQDSWVFEHLEALTQLVHSMADQYKALALEQNAVNSLS
- a CDS encoding sigma-54-dependent transcriptional regulator → MEAEAKKRVLMVEDTASVAALYKSYLNPLGMHVDIVGTGGEAKTYVSENPPDLILLDLRLPDIQGMEVLEFVKSLHADLPVIIMTAHGSIDVAVEAMRLGARDFLIKPCEADGLRITVSNVFKRKVAPPEGGEVIATDETGTDGTHYQGFIGKSLKMQGVYRIIESAAASKATVFITGESGTGKEVCADAIHSASPRKGGPFVAINCAAIPKELIESELFGHLKGAFTGAAAERKGAVELAHNGTLFLDELCEMDLDLQSKLLRFIQTGVFHKLGSSKEMKVDVRFVCATNRDPWEEVKAGRFREDLYYRLHVIPLKLPPLCERGDDVIEIARSLLAHMAVEEKKPFVRFDDEVVDIFRKYNWPGNVRQLQNVIRNIVVLNSAEAVAKEMLPPPLNEISGVNLALEEVGEPTLSTQDVVQSQPSSLEKSDVTQSRPILPLWQVEKQAIEAAIEACDGNIPRAAGLLEVSPSTIYRKLQTWQETTGVKGETV
- the uvrB gene encoding excinuclease ABC subunit UvrB; the encoded protein is MSKAFSLSSPFKPSGDQPTAINQLLEGLDSGLAHQTLLGVTGSGKTYTMANVIAEAGRPTLILAPNKTLAAQLYGEMKEFFPDNAVEYFVSYYDYYQPEAYVPASDTFIEKDASVNAHIEQMRLSATKALMERRDVVIVASVSAIYGLGDPDSYLKMMLHVRRGDMLEQRAIIRRLAELQYTRNDINFERGTFRVRGEVIDVYPAESDHEAIRIEMFDEEVENISSFDPLTGAIAQRNLPRCTIYPKTHYVTPREKIIEAIDGIKEELAERREFLLKENKLLEEQRISQRTQFDIEMMQELGYCSGIENYSRYLSGRAQGEAPPTLFDYLPADGLLIIDESHVTVSQIGAMYRGDRSRKETLVEYGFRLPSALDNRPMKFEEFEALAPQTVYVSATPGNYELEKSDGEIAEQVVRPTGLLDPEIEVRPVATQVDDLLSEIHLRTAENERVLVTTLTKRMAEDLTEYLTEHGVRVRYLHSDIDTVERVEIIRDLRLGEFDVLVGINLLREGLDMPEVSLVAILDADKEGFLRSERSLIQTIGRAARNLKGKAILYADRITGSMSRAIGETERRRKKQQQHNEEKGLVPQALNKQVGDILELGGGKRPVNKAAQLHKVAERGAGYSTMAPQALEAEITRLEKEMYDFAQNLEFEKAAEKRDQIETLRKQFIANS
- a CDS encoding sensor domain-containing diguanylate cyclase, with protein sequence MLNIAFLSQVLNTMEEHIAVLDESGKIVYVNQAWVEFGNCNQAKLQTQDAWIGIDYLEVCRKSATNGDETAKDVFKAVSDQLAERVKTFNTEYPCHSPKQQRWFTVRTSVMHHENERYIVISHQDITLRKMTELEIEALSRTDPLTGLANRRHFAELMTSEWNRCTRFHQPFSLIILDLDFFKQLNDKLGHLEGDHCLEKIGHSLQHYAKRANDICARYGGEEFALAYGGLDVVATLHIAMRLQSHINALQIKNPASPHHGILTFSAGISTMYPTPGDNITDIIALADQQLYRAKQSGRNCIAYQINDELKLKSNPLHPVKK